In Saccharothrix syringae, the following are encoded in one genomic region:
- a CDS encoding GH39 family glycosyl hydrolase, whose protein sequence is MSHVVVPAEPLGRLSDSWRHCVGTGRLNLALRADYQESLALVQRDVGFRYIRGHGLLSDDMGVLRVSQGETRYSFTYLDQVFDRFLELGVRPFVELGFMPTALASGEDTVFWWKGNITPPRDHGEWAALVRAVVAHLVDRYGLDEVRTWPIEVWNEPNLVNFWKDADQDAYFRLYETTARVIKDVDAGLRVGGPAISPGSDEWWAPFAEFVTARDVPVDFVSRHAYTSGPAQHVPFGTYQTLQPPRSLLEQFEAPRRHLAGTALAGLPVHITEFNTSYRPDNPIHDTAYNAAYLAPVLTGGTDLVDSYSYWTFCDVFEEENVPTSLFHGGFGLLTHRQLPKPTYHLYAFMARMGAHVLARGEDHLVCRDDDGRVTVLAWQPVGGTDEPGAPERHAVRLSVPVPGERAFTRRERVNEHDGNAFAAWRELGRPRSPGRRELEVLRDCARPAVEHRAHAVAGGRVELDLALSRHEVTFVEVLPVRPEEHPGLDDRRLLGGSDDRLVAGRPVPGTA, encoded by the coding sequence TTGAGCCACGTCGTCGTGCCCGCCGAACCACTCGGCCGCCTGTCGGACTCCTGGCGCCACTGCGTGGGCACCGGCAGGCTCAACCTCGCGCTGCGCGCGGACTACCAGGAGTCGCTGGCCCTGGTGCAGCGGGACGTCGGGTTCCGCTACATCAGGGGCCACGGCCTGCTCTCGGACGACATGGGCGTGCTGCGGGTGTCGCAGGGCGAGACCCGGTACTCGTTCACCTACCTGGACCAGGTGTTCGACCGGTTCCTGGAGCTGGGCGTCAGGCCCTTCGTCGAGCTGGGCTTCATGCCCACCGCCCTGGCCTCCGGCGAGGACACCGTGTTCTGGTGGAAGGGCAACATCACCCCGCCCCGCGACCACGGCGAGTGGGCGGCGCTGGTGCGGGCGGTGGTGGCGCACCTGGTCGACCGGTACGGCCTCGACGAGGTGCGCACCTGGCCGATCGAGGTGTGGAACGAGCCGAACCTGGTGAACTTCTGGAAGGACGCCGACCAGGATGCCTACTTCCGGCTCTACGAGACCACCGCGCGCGTGATCAAGGACGTCGACGCCGGGCTCCGGGTCGGCGGCCCCGCCATCTCGCCCGGCTCGGACGAGTGGTGGGCGCCGTTCGCGGAGTTCGTCACCGCGCGCGACGTGCCGGTCGACTTCGTGTCCCGGCACGCCTACACCTCGGGCCCCGCCCAGCACGTCCCGTTCGGCACCTACCAGACCCTCCAGCCGCCGCGGTCGCTGCTGGAGCAGTTCGAGGCGCCGCGCAGGCACCTGGCGGGCACGGCGCTGGCCGGGCTGCCGGTGCACATCACCGAGTTCAACACCTCCTACCGGCCGGACAACCCGATCCACGACACCGCCTACAACGCCGCCTACCTGGCGCCGGTGCTGACCGGCGGCACCGACCTGGTGGACTCCTACTCCTACTGGACGTTCTGCGACGTCTTCGAGGAGGAGAACGTGCCCACCTCGCTGTTCCACGGCGGGTTCGGCCTGCTCACCCACCGGCAGCTGCCCAAGCCGACCTACCACCTGTACGCGTTCATGGCGCGGATGGGCGCGCACGTGCTGGCCCGCGGCGAGGACCACCTGGTGTGCCGCGACGACGACGGCCGGGTGACCGTGCTGGCGTGGCAGCCCGTGGGCGGTACCGACGAGCCGGGGGCGCCCGAGCGGCACGCCGTGCGCCTGTCGGTACCGGTGCCCGGCGAGCGCGCGTTCACCCGGCGCGAGCGGGTCAACGAGCACGACGGCAACGCGTTCGCCGCGTGGCGGGAGCTGGGCCGGCCCCGGTCGCCCGGCAGGCGGGAGCTGGAGGTGCTGCGGGACTGCGCCCGGCCGGCCGTGGAGCACCGGGCGCACGCCGTGGCCGGCGGGCGGGTGGAGCTGGACCTGGCGCTGAGCCGGCACGAGGTGACGTTCGTCGAGGTGCTGCCGGTGCGGCCCGAGGAGCACCCCGGCCTGGACGACCGGCGGCTGCTCGGCGGCTCCGACGACCGCCTGGTGGCGGGGCGGCCGGTCCCGGGGACCGCGTGA
- a CDS encoding ABC transporter substrate-binding protein encodes MRTMWKRVLLTLTAGGLVLGSAACGEEEPAAGGVNLDGKKVASMADYGVGKQFKATEPVEFSLLYNDHPNYPIKDDWLFFMELKERTNVTIKPTVVPNSDYEQKRSLVVGAGDAPWIISKTYPGQEQAFVASGAIVPVSDYLDLMPNFKEKVEKWKLQPELNTLRQEDGKFYVLPGMHENLWPDYTLAFRTDELQRLGLSAPKTWDEVYTVLKAIKAAHPDSYPLSDRFEGKAILNYAAGTFGTSGGWGWSNTQWNADQNKFVFTGASAEQKRMVEYFRKLVAEGLMDPESFTQKDEPAIQKLANGKSYAISTNAQNLVNDYRPALKNIPGATIAKITVPGGPEGDVVSGTRLENGLMISAKALESDKFVAMVQFVDWLWYSDEGQEFAKWGVAGTTYDKDASGKRTLKPEITFGGLNTGAPQHLQKNYGFHGGVFAYGGKTELLQSMFTPEEVTFQDAMKQKKVNPLPPPHPFTADEREQATLWETPLKDAATQGTLQFILGNRDIAEWDAYVKELEAKGMNQYMELVNSAYERFKQKNG; translated from the coding sequence ATGAGAACGATGTGGAAGCGCGTGCTTCTGACGCTGACGGCGGGCGGCCTCGTGCTGGGCTCCGCGGCGTGCGGTGAGGAGGAGCCCGCCGCCGGCGGGGTCAACCTCGACGGCAAGAAGGTCGCCTCGATGGCCGACTACGGGGTGGGCAAGCAGTTCAAGGCCACCGAGCCGGTCGAGTTCAGCCTGCTCTACAACGACCACCCGAACTACCCGATCAAGGACGACTGGCTGTTCTTCATGGAGCTCAAGGAGCGCACGAACGTCACGATCAAACCGACGGTCGTGCCGAACAGCGACTACGAGCAGAAGCGCAGCCTGGTGGTCGGCGCGGGCGACGCGCCGTGGATCATCTCCAAGACCTACCCGGGTCAGGAGCAGGCGTTCGTGGCCTCGGGCGCGATCGTGCCGGTGAGCGACTACCTCGACCTGATGCCGAACTTCAAGGAGAAGGTCGAGAAGTGGAAGCTCCAGCCGGAGCTGAACACGCTGCGCCAGGAGGACGGCAAGTTCTACGTGCTGCCCGGCATGCACGAGAACCTGTGGCCGGACTACACCCTGGCGTTCCGCACCGACGAGCTGCAACGCCTGGGCCTGAGCGCGCCGAAGACCTGGGACGAGGTCTACACCGTCCTCAAGGCGATCAAGGCCGCGCACCCGGACAGCTACCCGCTGTCGGACCGCTTCGAGGGCAAGGCGATCCTCAACTACGCCGCGGGCACCTTCGGCACCAGCGGCGGCTGGGGCTGGTCCAACACCCAGTGGAACGCCGACCAGAACAAGTTCGTGTTCACCGGCGCCTCCGCCGAGCAGAAGCGGATGGTCGAGTACTTCCGCAAGCTCGTCGCCGAGGGCCTGATGGACCCGGAGAGCTTCACGCAGAAGGACGAGCCGGCCATCCAGAAGCTGGCCAACGGCAAGTCCTACGCGATCAGCACCAACGCCCAGAACCTGGTCAACGACTACCGCCCGGCGCTGAAGAACATCCCCGGCGCGACCATCGCCAAGATCACCGTGCCCGGCGGGCCCGAGGGTGACGTGGTGTCCGGCACGCGCCTGGAGAACGGCCTGATGATCTCGGCCAAGGCGCTGGAGAGCGACAAGTTCGTGGCGATGGTGCAGTTCGTCGACTGGCTCTGGTACTCCGACGAGGGCCAGGAGTTCGCCAAGTGGGGCGTGGCCGGCACGACCTACGACAAGGACGCCTCGGGCAAGCGCACCCTCAAGCCGGAGATCACCTTCGGCGGCCTCAACACCGGCGCGCCGCAGCACCTCCAGAAGAACTACGGCTTCCACGGCGGCGTGTTCGCCTACGGCGGCAAGACCGAGCTGCTCCAGTCGATGTTCACGCCCGAGGAGGTCACCTTCCAGGACGCGATGAAGCAGAAGAAGGTCAACCCGCTGCCCCCGCCGCACCCGTTCACCGCGGACGAGCGCGAGCAGGCCACCCTGTGGGAGACCCCGCTCAAGGACGCCGCCACCCAGGGCACGCTCCAGTTCATCCTCGGCAACCGCGACATCGCCGAGTGGGACGCCTACGTCAAGGAGCTGGAGGCCAAGGGCATGAACCAGTACATGGAGCTGGTCAACAGCGCCTACGAGCGGTTCAAGCAGAAGAACGGCTGA